Proteins from a single region of Kluyveromyces lactis strain NRRL Y-1140 chromosome C complete sequence:
- the TMH18 gene encoding Tmh18p (highly similar to uniprot|Q06089 Saccharomyces cerevisiae YPR098C Hypothetical ORF), translating into MFFQMQAISPIILGLTAPIALTTGAITSLVAASISGAVNYFVLLPVTQGIKEERKKVAKEYSGDELELKDAPLRKSFGQSHGLSLLLNMTNVLGTLAYGIYLSKGIFKYIPK; encoded by the coding sequence atgttcttccaaatgCAAGCAATTTCTCCGATCATTCTTGGGTTAACTGCACCAATCGCCCTTACCACCGGAGCCATTACCTCTCTAGTAGCTGCATCCATCAGTGGTGCCGTTAACTATTTTGTCTTGTTGCCAGTAACTCAGGGGATCAAGgaagagagaaagaaggtCGCCAAGGAATATTCTGGTGACgaattggaattgaaagacGCACCGTTACGTAAGAGTTTCGGCCAAAGTCACGGATTAAGtttgttgttgaatatGACCAATGTCTTGGGGACCTTGGCTTACGGTATCTATTTATCGAAGGGGATTTTCAAATACATCCCTAAATGA